From Acidihalobacter aeolianus, a single genomic window includes:
- a CDS encoding cytochrome D1 domain-containing protein produces MSKLHISEAGPLKRISLSFAPHVRRIVNLVTLCVALPAVAHAGGLQRLFPEPVYVDMQQTGDIEEFPRQVVWHGYPDCHYVEVGPKGNLLMISGFKTGRIYFADAHNGRKLATVRIGRVVQGVNISPTGQLGVAVDTSAGAIKLINLRDFKVTRTIPVGRMPHNLVFSKHGHLAYVSVQGADKIAVVDIRAGKVLRDIPLPGMTGPHNLALSPDGRTLWVRNHPAPHQDGTVAVVDLATGRVKRYIHVGLFHGGMDVLADGKLAFTTDIGGDTVDAINTRSLKVVRRIDVGAGPHGVRSSDNGRYVYSATTRGNQLAVIDARTLKVLRRIPLHGRFGFWLAVRGRP; encoded by the coding sequence ATGTCGAAGCTGCATATTTCCGAGGCCGGACCCTTGAAGCGGATATCCCTTTCCTTCGCGCCCCATGTCAGGCGGATTGTGAACCTGGTCACTCTGTGCGTTGCGCTACCGGCAGTTGCCCACGCCGGGGGCCTGCAAAGGCTGTTCCCCGAACCGGTATACGTCGACATGCAGCAGACCGGAGATATCGAGGAATTTCCTCGCCAGGTCGTGTGGCATGGTTATCCAGACTGTCATTATGTCGAGGTAGGACCCAAGGGAAATCTGCTGATGATCAGCGGGTTCAAGACGGGGCGGATCTATTTCGCCGACGCCCATAACGGACGGAAATTGGCCACGGTCAGGATCGGCAGGGTGGTGCAGGGCGTCAACATAAGTCCCACCGGCCAGCTTGGCGTCGCGGTGGACACCTCGGCCGGCGCGATCAAGCTGATCAACCTACGGGATTTCAAGGTGACCCGCACCATCCCCGTGGGCCGGATGCCGCACAACCTGGTATTTTCGAAGCACGGCCATCTGGCCTATGTCTCCGTTCAGGGCGCGGACAAGATCGCCGTGGTCGATATACGCGCCGGCAAGGTGCTCCGGGACATTCCGTTGCCGGGTATGACCGGACCACACAATCTGGCCCTGAGCCCCGACGGGCGCACGCTTTGGGTGCGCAATCATCCCGCGCCACACCAGGACGGTACGGTGGCGGTCGTTGATCTGGCCACTGGAAGGGTTAAACGCTACATTCACGTCGGCCTATTTCACGGTGGCATGGATGTGCTGGCGGACGGCAAACTTGCCTTTACCACGGATATTGGCGGGGATACGGTGGATGCGATCAATACCCGTTCGCTGAAAGTGGTACGGCGTATTGACGTCGGAGCCGGCCCGCACGGTGTGCGCTCCTCCGACAACGGCCGTTATGTCTATAGCGCCACGACGCGTGGTAACCAACTCGCGGTGATTGATGCCCGGACACTCAAGGTGCTCCGCCGCATTCCCCTGCACGGTCGGTTCGGATTCTGGCTCGCGGTGCGGGGGAGACCGTAA
- a CDS encoding flagellar brake domain-containing protein: MTVQQDIELAKQPQDAEPSDFSPILTGGLKVFVQVPPYEARFEASILGCVAQEYVIVRAAASGKSPGVASLAPRVGDKLIVRFLVDGVAYGFVTPVIHSGALPEPLLFLHYPERIDRVSVRQHRRLPCRLPCTLVGSTGEKNIALLLDISEQGAKIAYPESNAQGCDAGTAIGLDLPLPAPFGMQSLHGRVVSVSQQGRALVAGVMFDDSYTDLLSSLYSILSLMT; the protein is encoded by the coding sequence ATGACGGTCCAGCAGGATATCGAACTAGCCAAACAGCCACAGGATGCCGAACCCAGCGATTTCAGCCCCATTCTGACCGGCGGTCTCAAGGTCTTCGTGCAGGTTCCGCCTTATGAGGCGCGTTTCGAGGCGAGCATTCTGGGCTGTGTGGCGCAGGAATACGTGATTGTGCGTGCCGCCGCCTCGGGCAAGTCGCCGGGTGTGGCCTCGCTTGCCCCAAGAGTGGGCGACAAGCTTATCGTGCGCTTCCTTGTGGACGGTGTCGCCTATGGATTCGTGACTCCCGTGATCCATTCGGGCGCGCTGCCGGAGCCGCTGCTTTTCCTGCACTATCCGGAGCGGATCGACCGTGTCAGTGTGCGTCAGCACCGCCGTCTGCCATGTCGACTGCCATGCACTTTGGTTGGCTCGACTGGTGAAAAGAACATTGCCCTGTTGCTCGATATCTCGGAGCAGGGCGCCAAGATCGCCTATCCGGAGTCCAATGCGCAGGGCTGCGACGCCGGCACCGCGATCGGACTGGACTTGCCATTGCCGGCGCCGTTTGGAATGCAATCGCTGCATGGGCGGGTCGTGAGCGTGAGTCAGCAGGGGCGCGCCCTGGTCGCAGGCGTCATGTTCGACGATAGCTATACCGATCTGTTGTCCAGTCTGTATTCCATCCTGAGTCTGATGACCTGA
- a CDS encoding DUF1275 family protein, which produces MPEQTAAALADDGAMPLLFVAAALLAALAGYVNAMMLSYAGLPVSHMSGPAIMLGIDLGHDDLRRLLVLFGIMASFLIGAMAGLMISSTVLRPGRSYGIALLIEGGLLTLAGLSAVGGYSVPALMLAASAACWPSSTGGRGRCSSPSGCAC; this is translated from the coding sequence ATGCCCGAACAAACCGCTGCCGCCCTTGCCGACGATGGAGCGATGCCGCTGCTGTTCGTCGCCGCGGCACTGCTGGCTGCGCTCGCCGGTTACGTGAATGCGATGATGCTCAGCTATGCCGGACTGCCGGTCAGCCACATGAGCGGTCCCGCGATCATGCTGGGCATCGACCTTGGGCATGACGATCTGCGCCGGTTGCTGGTGCTGTTCGGGATTATGGCGAGTTTTCTGATCGGCGCGATGGCCGGTCTGATGATCTCTTCCACGGTGCTGCGCCCGGGGCGCAGCTACGGCATTGCGCTGCTGATCGAGGGCGGGCTGCTGACGCTGGCGGGCCTGTCTGCCGTCGGCGGCTACAGCGTACCCGCGCTGATGTTGGCGGCCTCGGCGGCGTGCTGGCCTTCATCCACTGGGGGCCGGGGGCGCTGTTCCTCGCCGTCGGGTTGTGCCTGCTGA
- a CDS encoding GFA family protein encodes MIEGRCACGACRYRIDAAGLDDVAICHCGECRRSTGGTHVTWASVPRAAFQWTGVEPHCYRPASGGERYFCPACGAHLALWTPLAPDTLDVTVSTLDHPERHPPDRHIWVSSRLPWVSLNDGLAQEDEETLPPRESR; translated from the coding sequence GTGATCGAGGGCCGCTGTGCCTGCGGTGCCTGCCGCTACCGGATCGACGCCGCGGGTCTCGACGACGTGGCGATCTGCCACTGCGGCGAGTGCCGGCGCAGCACCGGAGGGACGCATGTCACCTGGGCCAGCGTGCCGCGCGCGGCCTTCCAGTGGACCGGAGTCGAGCCGCACTGCTACCGGCCGGCAAGCGGGGGCGAACGTTATTTCTGTCCCGCCTGCGGCGCACACCTCGCGCTGTGGACGCCGCTCGCGCCGGATACCCTCGACGTCACCGTGAGCACCCTGGACCATCCCGAGCGCCATCCGCCGGATCGACATATCTGGGTGAGCAGCCGCCTGCCCTGGGTGTCACTGAACGACGGCCTGGCGCAGGAGGACGAGGAAACGCTGCCGCCGCGCGAATCGCGCTAG
- a CDS encoding AEC family transporter — protein MTSVLGSVLPVFALILAGFVVGRRGLLGAAATDSLNNFVVWLALPALLFQAMAQITWREVAHPGFLIAFGVGMGVTFLVALLFARAPGRGLADLSLEGLSASYANTGYMGIPLCLILFGKDSLPPAIIATLMTATVLFAGAIVLIETDLQQSPHFGRTLLRVGRSLLRNPLVLAPLLGLAYALTGWPLPAPVLRFTSLLGAAASPCALVTIGLFLSRRQPGQAGGSVGRVVGFKLFLQPLVTAALAFGAFQMPAVWSHTAVLMSALPVGTGPFMLAKFYDREAGLASRSILYSTLLSVATISGLAAWLGG, from the coding sequence ATGACCTCCGTGCTGGGTTCGGTGCTGCCCGTGTTCGCGCTGATTCTGGCCGGTTTCGTGGTCGGTCGGCGGGGCCTGCTCGGCGCCGCGGCGACCGACAGCCTGAACAATTTCGTGGTCTGGCTGGCACTGCCCGCGCTGCTGTTCCAGGCCATGGCGCAGATCACCTGGCGCGAGGTCGCCCACCCGGGTTTCCTGATCGCCTTCGGCGTCGGCATGGGCGTCACCTTCCTGGTCGCACTGCTGTTCGCGCGCGCACCGGGCCGCGGACTCGCGGACCTGAGCCTGGAGGGACTGAGCGCGTCCTACGCCAACACCGGCTACATGGGCATCCCGCTGTGTCTGATCCTGTTCGGCAAGGACAGCCTGCCGCCCGCGATCATCGCCACCCTGATGACCGCGACCGTGCTGTTCGCCGGCGCCATCGTGCTGATCGAGACCGATCTGCAGCAAAGCCCTCATTTCGGCCGCACCCTGCTGCGCGTGGGCCGCTCGCTGCTGCGCAATCCGCTGGTGCTCGCCCCCCTGCTCGGGTTGGCCTACGCGCTCACCGGATGGCCATTGCCCGCCCCGGTGCTGCGCTTCACCAGCCTGCTCGGCGCCGCCGCCAGCCCCTGCGCGCTGGTCACCATCGGCCTGTTCCTGTCGCGCAGGCAACCCGGGCAGGCCGGCGGCAGCGTCGGCCGCGTGGTCGGATTCAAGCTGTTCCTGCAGCCGCTGGTCACCGCCGCGCTCGCCTTCGGCGCCTTCCAGATGCCGGCGGTGTGGTCGCATACGGCGGTGCTGATGAGCGCCCTGCCGGTGGGCACGGGACCGTTCATGCTGGCCAAGTTCTACGACCGCGAAGCGGGTCTCGCCTCGCGTTCGATTCTCTATTCCACGCTGCTCTCGGTGGCGACGATCTCCGGTCTCGCCGCCTGGCTCGGCGGCTAG
- a CDS encoding NAD-dependent epimerase/dehydratase family protein, giving the protein MPRALILGLGGGFGSAVAGALHARGWELSALVRDASRLPPGLPAARLFAGDARRRDDLQRAAEGAEVLVHAANPAKYRWRGVALPMLENAAAVAESERLTVLFPGNVYVFDPADGPVFDESSPQRPITEKGRLRLAMEARLAQAAERGARVILLRMGDFIGRHAAGSWLQHLIRRVPRGIRLTLPGTSELPHTWAYLPDAAACAAALLEVRGELPAWCPLHYRGHRASFAEIATALHTASGLEVIPHPMAWWPLRLAAPFSPLMRGVIEMRYLWQREVNLDDGRLRSIVGDRCPRTPLDEVMREMLQGPVPAD; this is encoded by the coding sequence ATGCCGAGAGCACTCATTTTGGGCCTGGGCGGCGGTTTCGGCAGTGCCGTGGCCGGGGCGCTGCACGCACGGGGCTGGGAACTCAGCGCGTTGGTACGCGATGCGTCGCGATTGCCCCCAGGCTTGCCGGCGGCGAGGCTATTCGCCGGCGATGCCCGGCGGCGCGACGATCTGCAACGCGCCGCGGAGGGTGCCGAGGTGCTGGTGCACGCGGCCAACCCGGCCAAATACCGCTGGCGCGGCGTCGCGCTGCCGATGCTCGAAAACGCCGCCGCAGTCGCCGAGAGCGAACGTCTGACCGTACTTTTCCCGGGCAACGTCTACGTCTTCGACCCGGCCGACGGTCCGGTCTTCGACGAGAGCTCGCCACAGCGGCCGATCACCGAGAAAGGTCGGCTGCGCCTGGCCATGGAGGCGCGGCTCGCGCAAGCCGCCGAGCGGGGCGCCAGGGTCATCCTGCTGCGCATGGGCGACTTCATCGGCCGCCATGCCGCAGGCAGCTGGTTGCAGCACCTGATCCGACGGGTACCCCGGGGCATCCGACTCACGCTGCCGGGCACGTCCGAACTGCCGCATACCTGGGCCTATCTGCCGGACGCCGCGGCCTGTGCCGCGGCCCTGCTCGAGGTGCGGGGGGAGCTGCCCGCCTGGTGTCCTCTGCACTACCGTGGCCACCGCGCCAGCTTCGCCGAAATCGCCACCGCCCTGCACACAGCCAGCGGCCTCGAAGTGATCCCGCATCCCATGGCGTGGTGGCCGTTGCGACTCGCGGCACCGTTTTCGCCTCTGATGAGAGGCGTGATCGAAATGCGCTACCTGTGGCAGCGGGAGGTAAACCTGGATGACGGGCGGCTGCGGTCGATCGTCGGCGACCGTTGCCCGCGGACCCCGTTGGACGAGGTCATGCGCGAGATGCTGCAAGGGCCGGTGCCCGCGGATTGA
- a CDS encoding LysR family transcriptional regulator, which produces MNDVDWRRVRIFLAVAVAGSLSAAARELGLSQPTLSREMLALERETGVNLLRRTKQGVSLTEAGERLVETAARMGRAAGDFAREAAGISAETVGDVRVSVNEVLGTYLLPAALAALRRRHPGIRVDVVISNRVASLDRGEADIALRMFRPAQADLVVRRLADMPLGFYAHRDYVARHGDPAHWGDLVGHSVIGNDLDADFIEGASRMGLEITRDDFSLRCDHLPTQIELARAGAGICAMHQGLAVRWPELVPVMSWLQLPALECWCVAHRDVRRNPAIGATMRHLADWFESDPYALSRAT; this is translated from the coding sequence ATGAATGACGTCGATTGGCGCCGCGTGCGTATTTTCCTGGCCGTTGCCGTTGCCGGCAGTCTGTCCGCGGCGGCCCGTGAGCTGGGTCTTTCGCAACCGACCCTGAGCAGGGAGATGCTGGCGCTGGAGCGCGAAACCGGGGTCAATCTCCTGCGCCGTACGAAACAGGGCGTGAGCCTGACCGAGGCCGGCGAACGCCTGGTCGAAACCGCGGCAAGGATGGGGCGGGCTGCGGGCGATTTTGCCCGCGAGGCTGCGGGCATTTCCGCCGAGACGGTGGGTGACGTCCGGGTCAGCGTCAACGAGGTGCTGGGTACCTATCTGCTGCCGGCCGCGCTGGCGGCGCTGCGCCGCCGTCATCCGGGCATCCGGGTGGATGTGGTGATCAGCAATCGCGTCGCCAGTCTCGACCGCGGCGAGGCGGATATCGCGCTGCGCATGTTCCGTCCGGCGCAGGCCGATCTGGTGGTGCGTCGGCTCGCCGACATGCCGCTGGGTTTTTATGCGCACCGGGATTACGTGGCCCGGCACGGCGATCCGGCCCATTGGGGCGATTTGGTCGGGCACAGCGTGATCGGCAACGATCTTGACGCCGATTTCATCGAGGGTGCTTCGCGCATGGGCCTGGAGATCACGCGTGACGATTTCAGCCTGCGTTGCGATCATCTGCCGACGCAGATCGAACTGGCGCGGGCGGGCGCGGGCATCTGTGCCATGCACCAGGGGCTTGCCGTGCGTTGGCCGGAGCTGGTTCCGGTCATGAGCTGGCTGCAGCTGCCGGCGCTCGAATGCTGGTGCGTGGCGCATCGCGATGTCCGGCGCAATCCGGCGATCGGGGCCACGATGCGTCATTTGGCCGATTGGTTCGAGAGCGACCCGTATGCCCTGTCGCGCGCCACTTGA
- a CDS encoding peroxiredoxin, whose amino-acid sequence MLETGQKAPDFSTLDQSGAPVRLADYEGVQHVVLYFYPKDDTPGCTIEAKDFSRLARDFSAAGAVVFGVSRDSSESHREFIDKYGLDIGLLADTSGDLCERYGVWQEKEKNGERLMGIMRSTFIVDREGRLAYAEYGVDPTGHAERILERVRAL is encoded by the coding sequence ATGCTCGAAACGGGACAAAAGGCGCCGGATTTCTCCACGCTCGACCAGTCTGGCGCGCCGGTCAGGCTGGCGGATTACGAGGGCGTGCAGCACGTGGTGCTGTATTTCTACCCCAAGGACGACACCCCCGGATGCACCATCGAGGCGAAGGATTTCTCGCGTCTGGCCCGCGATTTTTCGGCCGCCGGCGCCGTGGTGTTCGGCGTGAGCCGTGACTCCAGTGAAAGCCATCGCGAGTTTATCGATAAGTACGGCTTGGACATCGGTCTGCTCGCGGATACCTCGGGCGATTTATGCGAGCGTTATGGGGTGTGGCAGGAGAAGGAAAAGAATGGGGAGCGGCTGATGGGCATCATGCGCTCAACCTTCATTGTCGACCGGGAGGGCAGGCTGGCCTATGCAGAATATGGGGTCGATCCAACCGGGCATGCCGAACGCATATTGGAGCGGGTGCGCGCGCTTTAG
- a CDS encoding methyl-accepting chemotaxis protein — MSSVVLLGRNASKRKQLIQTLERLTERDWDLTVSFAETGADPELATALNRFVSRLAETIGRSSRSAIAVAAAAPRLEELGRQTRGDSEALSLASSNIASAAEEMAMTIERELARNSHEIADFSAGVTRAVAEGDGHGADLEERIREVDERVSSLLGEVEALSAQAHSIGEIIGLIDGIARQTNLLALNAAIEAARAGTYGRSFAVVAGEVRGLAHQTAEATARVQEIVDQVQAGIGATVSGVGEVHDSVVRGREQMGAARQRLGEARVAMDHLDERIRGIASATEQMGVAAQTVSHDVQEVARIARSMTEKAGEAGDTSQHLHKLADELLTSIGVFRFDVHRSARLAAESVAGDPGIVGLRRPGLEQTLRRALGQHAFFELLYVTDAHGRQVSENVAAEGFQASYGASGIGQDWGEREWFRRVHDDGVSYVSPVYRSAATGRFCFTVAVPIREHNGLLRGVLGADVRLDALL, encoded by the coding sequence ATGTCGTCCGTTGTCCTGCTCGGCCGCAATGCCAGCAAACGCAAGCAATTAATCCAGACGCTCGAACGTCTGACCGAAAGGGATTGGGATCTAACCGTCTCTTTCGCCGAAACGGGGGCGGACCCCGAGCTGGCCACGGCGCTCAATCGTTTCGTGTCGCGTCTCGCCGAAACGATCGGGCGGTCGTCCCGCTCGGCCATCGCCGTGGCGGCGGCCGCGCCCAGGCTGGAGGAGTTGGGGCGCCAGACCCGGGGCGACAGCGAGGCCTTGTCGCTGGCCTCGTCGAACATCGCCAGCGCCGCGGAAGAGATGGCGATGACGATCGAACGCGAGCTGGCGCGCAATTCCCACGAGATCGCAGACTTTTCGGCCGGCGTCACGCGCGCGGTAGCCGAGGGCGACGGCCACGGGGCCGATCTGGAGGAGCGCATCCGCGAAGTCGACGAGCGTGTCTCCAGTCTGCTGGGCGAGGTCGAGGCATTGAGCGCGCAGGCGCATAGCATCGGCGAAATCATCGGGCTTATCGACGGCATCGCCCGCCAGACCAATCTGCTGGCACTCAACGCGGCCATCGAGGCTGCGCGTGCGGGTACCTATGGACGCAGCTTCGCCGTGGTCGCCGGAGAGGTGCGCGGACTCGCCCATCAGACCGCCGAGGCTACCGCCCGGGTGCAGGAGATCGTGGATCAGGTGCAGGCGGGGATCGGCGCTACGGTCAGCGGGGTCGGCGAAGTACATGACAGCGTAGTGCGAGGTCGCGAACAGATGGGGGCGGCCCGTCAGCGCCTGGGCGAGGCGCGCGTGGCGATGGATCATCTTGACGAACGCATCCGCGGCATCGCCTCGGCCACCGAGCAAATGGGTGTGGCAGCACAGACCGTCAGCCACGACGTGCAGGAGGTGGCGCGTATTGCGCGCAGCATGACCGAGAAGGCGGGCGAGGCCGGGGATACCAGCCAACACCTGCATAAGCTGGCCGACGAACTGTTGACCTCCATCGGCGTATTCCGTTTCGACGTGCATCGCAGCGCGCGTCTGGCGGCCGAGAGCGTGGCCGGCGATCCCGGCATCGTCGGGCTGCGCCGGCCGGGGCTGGAACAGACCCTACGGCGAGCGCTGGGGCAGCATGCCTTCTTCGAACTGCTCTACGTGACCGACGCCCACGGACGTCAGGTCAGTGAGAACGTGGCAGCGGAAGGCTTCCAGGCCAGTTACGGCGCCAGCGGCATCGGTCAGGACTGGGGCGAGCGCGAGTGGTTCAGACGCGTACACGACGACGGGGTGTCCTATGTCAGCCCGGTCTACCGTTCGGCGGCGACCGGGCGTTTCTGTTTTACCGTGGCGGTGCCGATACGGGAACATAACGGCTTGCTGCGTGGCGTGCTGGGCGCCGACGTGCGGCTCGACGCGCTGCTCTGA
- a CDS encoding ferredoxin--NADP reductase, producing the protein MPYSEQQVTSVRRWSEKTFSLTTTRPENFQFKNGEFVTLGLRPEGKLIARAYSIVSTNDADHLEFLSIHVPDGPLTSRLAKIQPGDGIWINTKATGSLTLNYVRPGRNLYLLATGTGLAPFMSLIRDPETYKQHENVILVHTVRTVPELAYRSEIESLANEHLRYMPTVTQEPFEVCRRGADLFRSGELSSMLDLPAPDPEHDRVMLCGNPNMNQEMTDHLEANGWVMTDYKGVGNFTVELAFVLAKED; encoded by the coding sequence ATGCCTTACTCGGAACAGCAAGTCACATCCGTGCGCCGGTGGTCGGAAAAGACCTTCAGCCTCACTACCACGCGGCCCGAAAATTTCCAGTTCAAGAACGGCGAATTCGTCACCCTGGGCCTGCGCCCGGAGGGCAAGCTCATCGCCCGCGCCTATTCCATCGTCTCCACGAACGACGCCGATCACCTCGAATTCCTCAGCATCCACGTGCCCGACGGCCCCTTGACGAGCCGACTCGCCAAGATCCAACCCGGTGACGGCATCTGGATCAACACCAAGGCCACCGGCTCGCTGACCCTGAACTATGTCCGTCCTGGGCGCAACCTCTACCTGCTCGCCACCGGCACCGGCCTGGCACCGTTCATGAGCCTGATCCGCGACCCGGAAACCTACAAGCAGCATGAAAACGTGATTCTCGTACACACCGTGCGCACCGTCCCGGAGCTCGCCTATCGCAGCGAAATCGAGTCTCTGGCCAACGAGCACCTACGCTACATGCCGACGGTTACCCAGGAGCCCTTCGAGGTCTGTCGACGCGGCGCCGACCTGTTCCGCTCCGGCGAACTGTCTTCGATGCTCGACCTGCCCGCGCCCGACCCGGAACATGACCGCGTCATGTTATGCGGCAACCCGAACATGAATCAGGAAATGACCGATCACCTCGAAGCTAACGGTTGGGTCATGACCGATTATAAAGGTGTGGGCAATTTTACCGTGGAACTGGCCTTCGTCCTCGCCAAGGAAGACTAA
- a CDS encoding acyl-CoA thioesterase, protein MTCEAGQFEMRLTVSAADIDALDHVNNVVYLRWVQDVATAHWLAVAPEALRASLLWVVLRHEIDYKRPAHEGEVVLMRTWVGESTRRQFVRHTEMRRDTDQRLVVRARTLWCPIDRASRKAIAVGPEVEHCLRGPVPLRTTDVRIERG, encoded by the coding sequence ATGACATGTGAGGCCGGGCAGTTCGAGATGCGCTTGACAGTTTCGGCTGCGGATATCGATGCCCTGGATCATGTCAACAACGTAGTTTACCTCCGTTGGGTGCAGGATGTCGCAACCGCCCATTGGCTGGCGGTGGCGCCGGAGGCCTTGCGGGCGTCGCTGCTGTGGGTGGTGTTGCGTCACGAGATCGACTACAAGCGACCGGCGCATGAGGGCGAAGTGGTTCTGATGCGCACCTGGGTGGGCGAATCAACGCGTCGTCAGTTCGTCCGGCATACCGAGATGCGGCGCGATACCGACCAACGATTGGTGGTTCGTGCACGTACATTATGGTGTCCCATCGATCGGGCATCGCGCAAAGCCATTGCGGTCGGGCCGGAGGTGGAACATTGTCTGCGTGGCCCGGTTCCGCTGCGCACGACGGACGTGCGCATAGAGAGGGGTTGA
- the arfB gene encoding alternative ribosome rescue aminoacyl-tRNA hydrolase ArfB, translated as MCENAAAFGGLQVDSGVTIPGREIELSAIRASGPGGQHVNKAATAVHLRFDIRASSLPEAVRARLLALRDRRIARGVLVIKAQRFRSQERNVEDARERLRELVAAALHEPKARRATRPTHGSQERRLAGKQARGSVKVLRGRIKGEWD; from the coding sequence ATGTGCGAGAACGCCGCAGCCTTTGGTGGCCTGCAGGTCGACAGCGGTGTGACGATCCCTGGGCGCGAGATCGAGCTAAGCGCGATCCGTGCCTCGGGGCCTGGCGGCCAGCACGTGAACAAGGCAGCCACTGCGGTTCATCTGCGTTTCGACATTCGTGCGTCCTCGTTGCCGGAGGCGGTGCGCGCACGCCTGCTGGCGCTGCGCGACCGGCGCATCGCGCGCGGCGTTCTGGTGATCAAGGCACAGCGCTTTCGTAGTCAGGAGCGCAATGTCGAGGACGCGCGCGAGCGTCTTCGCGAGCTGGTGGCGGCAGCGTTGCACGAACCCAAGGCGCGACGCGCGACGCGTCCGACACACGGTTCGCAGGAGCGCAGGCTGGCGGGCAAGCAGGCGCGCGGGAGCGTCAAGGTGCTACGTGGCCGGATCAAGGGCGAATGGGATTGA
- a CDS encoding DUF1045 domain-containing protein — MKYWHAFAHGLLWFGFAGMAQAAGQVRGYDVFLIPGPELRPVIGGLARQLETHGLKPLYARGYLPHVTLYLTDYPSGRLPKIERRVRALAAHEPVFDMRLGRIVATPSHWLLLEVGVNRRMQRLADAVTRALDPLRVPHPPMPGWVRAYPEKQAVFRRWGSPNVFAQFQPHLTLLTPADPARIASFMRGPGGHFAGRRIRAEGIGIAEVDAHGQARRILARFPFAR; from the coding sequence ATGAAGTACTGGCATGCGTTCGCACATGGGTTGCTGTGGTTCGGCTTTGCAGGCATGGCGCAGGCCGCCGGACAGGTGCGCGGCTACGATGTGTTCCTGATTCCGGGGCCGGAACTGCGCCCGGTGATTGGCGGTCTGGCGCGCCAGCTCGAGACGCACGGTCTCAAGCCGTTGTATGCGCGCGGCTACCTGCCGCACGTCACGCTGTATCTCACCGACTATCCGTCGGGGCGGCTGCCGAAGATCGAGCGTCGGGTGCGTGCGCTGGCGGCGCACGAGCCTGTCTTCGACATGCGCCTTGGGCGGATCGTGGCCACGCCCAGCCACTGGCTGCTGCTGGAGGTCGGCGTCAATCGCCGCATGCAGCGTCTTGCCGATGCGGTCACCCGCGCGCTCGATCCCCTGCGCGTGCCGCACCCGCCGATGCCGGGTTGGGTGAGGGCCTATCCGGAAAAGCAGGCCGTGTTCCGCCGCTGGGGCAGTCCCAACGTGTTCGCGCAGTTCCAGCCGCACCTGACCCTGCTGACTCCCGCCGACCCGGCACGCATCGCGTCCTTCATGCGCGGGCCGGGCGGGCATTTCGCCGGCAGGAGAATTCGCGCCGAGGGTATCGGTATCGCCGAGGTCGACGCCCATGGGCAGGCGCGGCGCATCCTCGCGCGATTTCCCTTCGCGCGCTAG
- a CDS encoding DMT family transporter codes for MNTALVYLLVTAAVFFGGANFTLAGPVMTALPPLWAAAARFLFGTLLIMAIVAWRGGDLVGSARRHGPIYLMLGVVGIGGFNLLFFFALQHTSPANAALILATNPLLTTLLAALTLGERPTARQLAALPLALIGVVVVISGGSLERLAALKISSGDALMIAADFAWAAYNVLTRRYMPAGPPLTNTSLVMAAGAALLVLVALGSGEPLRMPGGEALAALAVMVIGGTVLFYLFWSIGIAHLGAGRTSLFLNLVPVFAMLLDTLVGILPTAAQLVGGALVIGGVTLAMLPRRQLATA; via the coding sequence TTGAACACGGCACTGGTCTACCTCCTCGTCACCGCCGCGGTGTTCTTCGGCGGCGCCAATTTCACCCTCGCCGGTCCAGTGATGACCGCCCTGCCCCCGCTGTGGGCGGCGGCCGCGCGCTTTCTCTTCGGCACGCTGCTGATCATGGCCATCGTGGCCTGGCGCGGCGGCGACCTGGTCGGTTCCGCACGCCGTCACGGTCCGATCTACCTGATGCTCGGGGTGGTCGGCATCGGCGGCTTCAACCTGCTGTTCTTCTTCGCCCTGCAGCACACCTCACCGGCCAACGCCGCGTTGATCCTCGCCACCAACCCCCTGCTGACCACCCTGCTTGCGGCCCTCACCCTGGGCGAACGCCCCACCGCACGCCAGCTCGCCGCACTGCCCCTGGCGTTGATCGGCGTGGTGGTGGTGATCTCGGGCGGCAGCCTGGAACGCCTGGCGGCACTGAAGATCTCCAGCGGCGATGCGCTGATGATCGCCGCCGATTTCGCCTGGGCGGCCTACAACGTGCTTACCCGCCGTTACATGCCGGCCGGGCCGCCGCTGACCAACACCTCGCTGGTGATGGCGGCCGGCGCGGCGCTGCTGGTGCTCGTCGCCCTCGGTTCGGGCGAGCCGCTGCGCATGCCGGGCGGCGAGGCCCTGGCCGCGCTGGCGGTGATGGTGATCGGCGGCACCGTGCTGTTCTATCTCTTCTGGAGCATCGGCATCGCCCACCTGGGCGCGGGCCGCACCTCGCTGTTTCTCAATCTGGTGCCGGTCTTCGCCATGCTGCTCGACACCCTGGTCGGCATTCTGCCGACCGCCGCCCAACTCGTCGGCGGCGCGCTGGTGATCGGCGGCGTCACCCTGGCGATGCTGCCCAGACGCCAGCTCGCGACGGCCTAG